A genomic window from Elaeis guineensis isolate ETL-2024a chromosome 3, EG11, whole genome shotgun sequence includes:
- the LOC105041984 gene encoding uncharacterized protein, translating into MAIRCSCPVVILPRGLTKKAMPRASMLDNSQTQPSRASTSSYNLFTANKVFEDQAMGIVCHIDGKGEVVCEGYDEGPRFSPWSDTYHQRDHQIPNFQQMKLQIATDDDFYRIIHKQN; encoded by the exons ATGGCAATAAGATGTTCTTGTCCTGTTGTCATCCTTCCAAGAGGTCTGACCAAGAAGGCCATGCCAAGAGCTTCCATGCTTGACAACAGCCAGACACAACCCAGCAGAGCATCAACTTCTTCATACAATCTTTTCACagccaacaag GTTTTTGAAGACCAAGCAATGGGGATAGTCTGTCACATAGATGGAAAGGGAGAAGTAGTCTGCGAGGGGTACGATGAAGGTCCAAGATTTAGTCCATGGTCGGACACATATCACCAAAG AGACCATCAGATTCCAAATTTCCAACAAATGAAGCTTCAAATCGCCACAGATGATGACTTTTATCGGATAATTCACAAACAAAACTAA